A section of the Leptospira kobayashii genome encodes:
- a CDS encoding alpha-glucosidase: MSMALVRISLTLLFPFLISFYCSTRTIRLPSSPLSITPINSQISWEQTVDSIKIFHSKSKQEFISLSLDRPFIRAAEGNADVKYRMASFRFKDDLVRICNDQIIEQVLVENGKLVLKGKVSGKNCDSGFSLKFIPQSEKEVSFSLELSDIRLNRVWFSYDSKETESFYGFGEQFSNDNFKGKTPFMFTEEQGVGRGDQPITTGANLLAGAGGNEYTTYAPIPHYISSENRSLFIENSGYSKFDLTDSNSVSIELWETNLQNGLKGTIWIGSHPKELVEAYTKKTGRFAPLPDWAYGTWLGVQGGAEKVTAIVDQAKKAGNPVTALWIQDWCGRRVTNFGDQLKWRWYAEETLYPDFKNFVKSMNGKNIQVLGYINSFLADTDPKKPGGDDFTNSLLTEAKNKGYLVKNSKGEDYLIQTVGFPAYLIDLTNPSAVKWTKDLIKKNMIDVGLSGWMADFGEWLPYDAKLFSGVDAKVYHNKYPVDWARINREAIKEAGKEGKIVFFTRAGFSYSNAYSTLFWEGDQLVSWGKHDGLPSSILGLTSSGISGFALNHSDIGGYTTISNPIANYHRSKELLLRWAETSAFTPVFRTHEGNRPLKNWQVYQYTSKEGVASRSDEETVTKFAEMGKLHYALKDYFTELVLEANKTGLPVVRHSYLVEPNDTEIRKFPYQFFVGDDLLYSPITKPGQTETEVYLPKGEWEHIWTGKKFQGNFVYQVEVPLGKPAAFIRLGGMKEKTLRGFISKIGK, translated from the coding sequence ATGTCCATGGCATTGGTTCGCATTTCTCTCACCCTTCTTTTTCCCTTTCTAATCAGTTTTTACTGCTCTACCCGAACAATTCGACTTCCTTCCTCTCCACTTAGCATAACACCTATTAATTCTCAAATTTCATGGGAACAAACCGTCGATTCGATCAAAATTTTTCATAGCAAGTCCAAACAGGAATTTATCTCTCTGTCTCTGGATCGCCCGTTCATAAGGGCGGCCGAAGGAAATGCCGATGTCAAATACAGAATGGCATCGTTTCGTTTCAAAGACGATTTGGTTCGAATTTGCAACGACCAAATCATCGAACAAGTATTAGTTGAAAACGGAAAATTGGTCCTCAAGGGAAAAGTTTCCGGCAAAAATTGTGACAGCGGTTTTTCACTTAAATTTATTCCTCAATCCGAAAAAGAAGTCTCGTTTTCACTGGAACTTTCCGATATTCGCCTAAACAGAGTTTGGTTTTCTTACGATAGCAAGGAAACAGAATCCTTTTACGGTTTCGGAGAACAATTTTCCAATGACAACTTCAAAGGCAAAACTCCTTTTATGTTCACTGAAGAACAAGGTGTAGGAAGAGGAGATCAACCAATCACCACAGGTGCCAATCTTTTGGCGGGTGCAGGCGGAAACGAATACACTACTTACGCACCCATCCCCCATTATATCAGTTCCGAGAATCGTTCCTTATTTATAGAAAACAGCGGTTATTCGAAATTCGATCTGACGGATTCAAACTCGGTATCCATCGAACTTTGGGAAACCAATTTGCAAAACGGACTCAAAGGGACAATATGGATCGGCTCCCATCCCAAAGAATTGGTAGAAGCTTATACCAAAAAAACAGGTAGGTTCGCACCACTTCCCGATTGGGCATACGGAACTTGGCTCGGAGTGCAGGGCGGAGCGGAAAAAGTTACCGCAATTGTCGACCAAGCCAAAAAAGCGGGAAATCCTGTGACGGCGTTATGGATCCAAGATTGGTGCGGTAGACGTGTTACCAATTTCGGAGATCAATTGAAATGGAGATGGTATGCGGAAGAGACTCTTTATCCTGATTTCAAAAACTTCGTAAAAAGCATGAACGGGAAAAACATCCAAGTACTTGGTTATATCAACTCCTTCTTAGCAGACACAGATCCTAAAAAACCGGGAGGAGACGATTTTACAAATTCGCTTCTTACCGAAGCAAAAAACAAAGGTTATTTGGTCAAAAATTCGAAGGGAGAAGATTATCTCATTCAGACAGTTGGTTTTCCCGCTTATCTCATCGACTTAACCAATCCTTCCGCTGTGAAATGGACCAAAGATCTGATCAAAAAGAATATGATCGATGTAGGACTATCCGGTTGGATGGCGGATTTCGGAGAATGGTTGCCGTATGACGCAAAGCTGTTTTCAGGAGTGGATGCAAAAGTTTATCATAATAAATATCCTGTGGACTGGGCACGGATCAACAGAGAAGCGATCAAAGAAGCCGGCAAAGAAGGAAAAATCGTTTTCTTTACCAGAGCGGGATTCAGTTATTCCAATGCATACTCCACCTTATTCTGGGAAGGCGATCAATTGGTGAGTTGGGGAAAACACGACGGCCTTCCCTCTTCCATCTTGGGGCTTACTTCTTCGGGAATCAGCGGATTTGCTTTGAATCATAGCGATATCGGAGGATATACTACCATCTCCAACCCGATTGCCAATTACCATAGATCCAAAGAGCTGTTGCTTCGTTGGGCGGAAACTTCGGCGTTTACACCTGTATTCAGAACTCATGAAGGAAATCGTCCTTTAAAAAACTGGCAAGTATATCAATATACGAGCAAAGAAGGAGTCGCATCCCGATCGGATGAAGAAACGGTAACGAAGTTTGCGGAAATGGGAAAATTACACTATGCTCTGAAAGATTATTTCACTGAACTCGTGTTAGAGGCAAATAAAACCGGCTTACCGGTAGTTCGTCATTCTTATCTGGTGGAACCGAATGATACTGAGATACGTAAATTTCCGTATCAGTTTTTTGTGGGGGACGATTTGCTCTATTCCCCGATCACGAAACCCGGACAAACGGAAACGGAGGTTTATTTACCCAAAGGAGAATGGGAGCATATTTGGACGGGGAAAAAATTCCAAGGGAACTTTGTCTATCAAGTGGAAGTTCCGTTGGGCAAACCGGCCGCATTCATTCGATTAGGTGGAATGAAAGAGAAAACTCTCCGCGGCTTTATTTCCAAAATCGGAAAATAA